CAGGTGATTTGGATCACACACGCAAAGCGATGAGCGAACTGCGTTTGGAAATGGGTTCTCGTCTTGGCTTGAGAGATAGAAACAAATTCTCACCATTGTGGGTATTGAACTTCCCATTGTTGGAAAAAGACGAAGAAACAGGACACTATCACGCAATGCACCACCCATTCACCTCATGTGTAGCTGAGGACCGTGATAAGTTGGTATCAGCACCAGCTGAAGCAAGAGCCAATGCTTATGATATGGTGATCAATGGTGTAGAAGTAGGCGGTGGTTCTATCCGTATTCACGATAAGGAGGAGCAGTCTCAAATGTTTGATGCACTTGGTTTCTCAAAAGAGGAAGCACAGAAACAGTTTGGCTTCCTGATGGATGCATTCCAATATGGTGCACCTCCTCACGGTGGTGTAGCATTCGGCTTTGACCGTCTGTGTGCGCTGTTTGGTGGCGTAGACTCTATCCGTGACTTTATTGCCTTCCCTAAAAATACATCAGGAAGGGATATGATGATCGATTCTCCTTCAGTGATTGACAATGATCAACTGAAAGACCTTTCCATCAAATTGGATGTGAAAGCATAACAATAGCCCTTCTTAGGGTAGAAATAGAAAGCAGTAGCCATTTCAAATGGTTACTGCTTTTTTTATAAGCGATATAGTATTCCTATGTTTAGCCGATATCTTTGCTATTTTGAACTACTAATCAGATTTATGTCTAGGATATTATTTTTATTTCTGGTGTTATGTGCATTTTTTATTCAACCCACAATCGCACAAAAAAACTTTAAAGATGGGCATATACTTGTCAATGAAACAGATACCCTGTACGGTCAAATTGAAGATGCTAATTATTACAAAAATTCTATTCTTTGTAACTTTAAAGAAAGAGGAACCGATACAGTAGTTAGCTATAAACCTGAAGAGATTTATGGATACCGATTCGAGAAAGGAAAATTTTATATCTCAAAAGTCATTCAGGAAGAAGGAGCTAGAAAAGCTTACTTTTTTGAATATTTGATTGATGGGGAGCTTGACTTCTACTTGTTACAAAATGAAGGAAGAGTAAATCAGTATTATGTAGCTAATGACACTACAGAGCTGCAAAAACTGGTTTATGAGAAGCAAACCGTTACAGTGAATGGTAAGCAATATGAAAAGGTAAGTAAACCTTATACTTACTTGTTAAAAAGCCTGACAGTGGATGTTCCTGAAATGCAGGAAAGCATCAACCAGATGAATAAGCCCGATTACAGGAAAGTCATCAAGTTTGGTACAACTTATCATGGAATTGCTTGTCCAGAACAAGAGTGTTTGGTTTACAGAAAGAAAAATAAACTCTTGTACATTCTTGAAGTGGGAGCAGATACCAGATGGTTTTCTAAAAAGCTGGATGTAGAAGGAGAGAACCCTAGTCCATTTGTAGGGGCAATCATTCATATCAATAATCCTGAATTTAGTGAAAAGTCTTACTTCGGGATTGGTTACTATCAAGAAGTAAGTACAAGTAATCAAGGAGAAGGAGTCCAAAAAAGTAGGTTCAAGATTCCCGTGACTTATGGATATATTCCACCTCAAAAAGGTGTTCATTTTATATTTTCAGGGGGAATCAATTATAATGAAATAGGAGAAGAAATGCCTTTTATATCTATGTCTGTAGCACCAGGCATTAAAGTAGATATGGGAAAACTATACTTGAAAACGTATTTGGAAATGGATGCCTTTCTGGTCTCGTTTGTCCCCAACTCTGATGCTTTAGGCTATTATATAACCAGTATTGGAGCGAGTCTTAATTATAAGCTGAACTAGATAAGAAGAAGCATTTTCGGTCATTATAGAGCAGCAGTCTTGGTTAAACAGGTCTGCTGCTTTTCTTTATTCAACTGTCTAATACCTTATTTTACAGGAGGTTTTTGGATTTTAAACCTAATAAATGTTGATTAGGGAAACCTGTTGTCAAATAATCTCGTCTTAAACGACGCAATTAATCAAACTGTATGAAATTTTTGAACAGAAATAAAGCGGAGAAGAAATACGATAGTTACAAGCGAAAGAAATTGAGTAATGCAGATGTAGCTGTGGCGAAAGAGAAACTGGGCAAGCTTGGAGAACAGAAAGAGAACTTCAGGTTATTGCTTAATATGGTCAAGGACAGTTGGGATGGAAGTTTCAAGCTCGACAAATGGGCAATTGCGATTATTACTGCTGCCATTATCTATGTAGTGGCACCTGTAGATGCAGTTCCAGATTTTGCGCCAATAGTTGGTTGGTTGGATGATATCGGAATTGTATCATTGGCGATAGCACAGCTCGGCAAAGTGGTGGATGACTATAGAGCTTTTAAAAATGTAGCATTCACTGAAACTGAAACCTATGTTGAAAATCAATTTTGAAAGAATTCCTACCCGATTTCTGGTTAAGATTCTAAAGAGGCAAGTTAAAGGGGACAAGGTAAAAGAGCTTAAAGTAGCCTCTATTAAGGGTGATAAGCTTAAACTGAAAGTAAGGTTGTTTTCTCAACACCTTCCCTCATTTGAAGTGCCAATTCGGGCATACTTAGGTTTTAGAGTCGTTCGTTTACAACTACTGGATGGTCATCAGAATTTTATTACTTATATAGTGAGTGCCATAGCACCAAACAAGGTCAAGAAAGTAGATAAAAATACCTATGATATTTCGATTTTCTGACAGGGTCAATCACTTGTATATTTGATTATTTAGCTCCTCTCTTTATGCAAAAAAACATCTTCTTTATAAGCGGACTTGGTACTGATCGACGTACATATAGCAGACTCAAGCTCGATTTTGAGGAGCGTATCGTGTATGTGGATTGGTTGGTGCCGGAGAAAAGGGATACTATGCAATCATATGCACAACGTTTGGTTGAAAAGTATGGGATGAGGGAAAATGCGATTATTGTCGGAACGTCATTTGGCGGTATGTTGGCAAGCGAAATTTCAAAGATTATTAATAATCCATTGAATATACTAATTGCCAGTGCCTCCCATAAGAATGAGTTGATGGCTTGGTTACCTATTGTCACCAAATTAAGGTTAAATAAAGTGGTGCCAAAAGGAATGTTTACCCGCCCTGGAAGATTTACGGAGCGATTGATGGGGGTTCCGAATAATGTGAAGAGTGGATATTTGAGGGAAGGGGTAGAAATGTTTAGGCAGATGATCAAGGATATGCACCCTGATTTTATTTGGTGGGGTATTGATAGTGTGGTAAACTGGAAACACGACGAACGTTTACCCAATATTATTAAGATTCATGGGGATCGGGATAAGCTGATACCGATCTACAATCAGCCTGATGACTATTTGATTAAGGGAGGAAGCCATTTTCTGGTTTGGACAAGGGCCAAAGAGGTATCAGAAATCTTGAACAAGGTAGTACTAGAACAGGCCTGATAAGGTATAAAAACCTTCTACATATCCATTGTAGAAGGTTTTTTTATAATCTTATGTCCCGTCTTAGCATAGCGTTACACCAAAACTGTAACGTCATGGAAGAGAAGCAAGTAAATCAGGTTTATATAAAGCGAACTCAGAAGGATTATACAATGTCCTTCAAGCTTCAAGTGGTCGCTGAATTGGAAGAAGGCAAGCTCTCAGTACAGGGCGCTTGTGACAAATATGGTATTCAAGCCAAATCTACTGTTCGTGACTGGTTGCGAAAATTTGGTAACTTGGACTGGTCCAACAAACACCCCTTAAAAATGTCGAAAACCCCTGAGCAAAGAATATTGGAGCTGGAGCAAAAAGTCAAGCTGCTGGAACGTCAGAAGCAAACCCTAGAGAAGCAGGTAGAACGAGCTGACAAGAAGATCATTCTCTTTGATATGATGCTGGAGATGGCAGAGAAAGAATATAACATCCCGGTGCGAAAAAATATATCCCCCGAGTAATCGAGGGCAGCAACATTGAACACGGTTGGAGCAAGGTTGAATGTTGTGAGTTACTCGGGGTAAACAGGCAGTTTTATTACAGATGTAAGCAGGAGCAAAAGAAGCGGGAAGCCCTAACGGTGAAGGTATTGGAGCTAGTGACGCAGGTACGCATGCGACAGCCTCGCTTGGGTGTGCGCAAACTGTACACCATCTTGGAACAGGAGTTAAGGACTCTTGATGTAGGAAGAGATTGGCTTTTCGATATCCTCAGGGCTAACCATATGCTGATAAAGCCTCGCAGAAGATATCACGTGACCACCAACTCACATCACCGTTTCCGTAAGCACAAGAACCTGACGCAACACTTGGAGGTAAAGCGCCCAGAGCAGCTTTGGGTGGCTGATATCACCTACATAGGCACAAGGCAAAACCCGATGTACCTGGCTTTGGTCACGGATGCTTATTCCAAAAAGGTTGTTGGCTATGATGTATCCAACAGCTTAAATGCACAAGGGGCTATCCGGGCATTGAAAAGGGGACTCCAGCAACGGGAATACCCTGCAGAAGCCTTGATCCATCACTCCGATAGAGGGTTACAATATTGTTGTGATGATTATCAAGAAATGCTGGACGACGCACAGGTAACCTGTAGCATGACTGAGAAGTATGATCCTTATCAAAATGCAGTAGCTGAACGCGTAAATGGCATCCTTAAGCAGGAGTTTATAAGAGGAATCCAAATCAATGATATCCAACTTATGAAGAAAATAATCAAGCAGAGTATAGACATCTACAACACGGAAAGACCCCATTTATCCTGCAGGATGAAAACGCCAGAATACATGCACCTGCAAAGAGAGATAAAGATTAAGACCTATAAAAAAGAAAACCCACCAGCACTTGAGCTAGTGGGATCCATATAAAGTTGTATCATTGTAAATCTGTAACGCTATTTCAGGACGTCACATTAATCTTCAGTAAGCTCATCAATAAAAGGTAGGTTTTCCATCACCTCCAGCCTGACAGCTGTTTTAATATAAGATTCTATTTGTGTAAACTTGGCTGCCGTTTGAGCACCCAAGGCTTTCTTTACTTTTTTGTAATACTTTTTGGAAATTTTATCGCTTACATTGTCAATGGCATATACGTCTTGTATAAACTTATCAGCTTTAGCGTCATCCATCACATTGTAATTCTGAGTATACTCATTTAGTGTTTCAAGTACTCTCCGGCCATTCTCCCTCCGTTCGGCTTCGTATGAGGCATAAATATCCCAAAACACAGAAGCATCAGGTTCGGATAAGTTCATAAATTCCTCAACAATGGCTTTTTTTTCCATCCCATAAAGGGTTTGGATCATTTTAACTTCATCAATCTGAGCAAAAGATTTTAGCTGAAAGCAGCAACAGAAAATAAAGAGAAGTAGGTATTTCATAGTAGATGAGTTGAAGGTTTTTTTGAATATAAGTTTTTGCCAAATTTTAGCATATGATATATCTCATATTCAACTATTTGTGGGTATTAGTCATAGCTGTGACTAATGTCAGTAATAGGCTCTGCAAGCATCATGTTGTTATTTTTGTCAAAGTAAATGATTACCATCTCCTGTAGGTCGACAACCCACTTGGAAACACCTGCCGAAGCTGTATTTTCACAGAATGAATGAAAGTCTGTCAAGCCATCCTTATGT
This portion of the Limibacter armeniacum genome encodes:
- a CDS encoding YkvA family protein; its protein translation is MNRNKAEKKYDSYKRKKLSNADVAVAKEKLGKLGEQKENFRLLLNMVKDSWDGSFKLDKWAIAIITAAIIYVVAPVDAVPDFAPIVGWLDDIGIVSLAIAQLGKVVDDYRAFKNVAFTETETYVENQF
- a CDS encoding alpha/beta fold hydrolase produces the protein MQKNIFFISGLGTDRRTYSRLKLDFEERIVYVDWLVPEKRDTMQSYAQRLVEKYGMRENAIIVGTSFGGMLASEISKIINNPLNILIASASHKNELMAWLPIVTKLRLNKVVPKGMFTRPGRFTERLMGVPNNVKSGYLREGVEMFRQMIKDMHPDFIWWGIDSVVNWKHDERLPNIIKIHGDRDKLIPIYNQPDDYLIKGGSHFLVWTRAKEVSEILNKVVLEQA
- a CDS encoding transposase; this encodes MEEKQVNQVYIKRTQKDYTMSFKLQVVAELEEGKLSVQGACDKYGIQAKSTVRDWLRKFGNLDWSNKHPLKMSKTPEQRILELEQKVKLLERQKQTLEKQVERADKKIILFDMMLEMAEKEYNIPVRKNISPE
- a CDS encoding IS3 family transposase, encoding MEHGWSKVECCELLGVNRQFYYRCKQEQKKREALTVKVLELVTQVRMRQPRLGVRKLYTILEQELRTLDVGRDWLFDILRANHMLIKPRRRYHVTTNSHHRFRKHKNLTQHLEVKRPEQLWVADITYIGTRQNPMYLALVTDAYSKKVVGYDVSNSLNAQGAIRALKRGLQQREYPAEALIHHSDRGLQYCCDDYQEMLDDAQVTCSMTEKYDPYQNAVAERVNGILKQEFIRGIQINDIQLMKKIIKQSIDIYNTERPHLSCRMKTPEYMHLQREIKIKTYKKENPPALELVGSI